From the genome of Monomorium pharaonis isolate MP-MQ-018 chromosome 1, ASM1337386v2, whole genome shotgun sequence:
CTATTGTTCTAGGCGAGATAGTTTTAAGGTTATCCACGCGCGTCGGGACGGAATTCCCAATACACTTGAAAGAGATACTTTTAATGACGGAGCGGCCACGGAGCGACAGGCAGGCACACGTGTTCCGCGTACGTGGTTATTTTCGGCCACTTCGGTGAGTGTGTCAAAGGGCAAGGCTAGGCGGCGAGAGGATCTCCGTTCTGGGAGCTCTGCCAGTTGGCTCTCGGCTATGCTACGCGACGGACTGTAACGCGGTAGCCGACCCGACGTTTCCTAGAGCCGCACGGTTTCGGAAGTTGCGTTCTCGGCTGACCTGGACACATCGACGACATCGATACTGGAGCGATAGGAGCATACGTACACATCATCAGGCCTTCGACAGCGACAGCTCGCctgcttctttttctttcttttttttttctctactcCCTTTAGAGTGCGACACTAAAGCACCATGAGTATTCCGGAGGGTGTTGCAAAGTGCGTGGCCATATTAAAGGCAGTGGACACGGACTCGGAAAAGTTTGCTGCGCTGTTCATGGTCACCAAGCTGGTGAACGCCAAGGATTGCGACTCCGCCGCCAAGAGGATGCTTTTCGAGGCGATCGGGGCCAAGTTTCTCAGGAAGCTGCTGATCAGCGCGAACGTCCCCGTGGACTGCCCGCCACAGGTGTACAAATCAGTTGTATTGTCCGTTCTCTCCGCGTTCTGCCGAGAGCCCGAGTTGGCCTCCCATCCCGACATGGTCGGGCACATCCCGGCGCTCCTGGAGATAGTTTCCCAGGCTGATGAAGACGCGCCAGACGACACGCTCATCATCGTCAGCGAGGCTTACACCTGCTTGCAGTGTATCGCGCAACATCCACCCGGGCAGAAGGCGTTACTCGAACAGAAGGCGGTCCCGAAGATGTGCGACATATACGCGGAGAAGAGCTTTCAAACGGATGAAGCCCTGAATATCCTGGTCATGTTGGTCAACACATTCGGGTCGGAAGCCTGGAATCCGACGGACACTGCTCCCTTTCACGCCATAATCAGCAAGATAGCCCTGGACTTCGAAACCGATCATACGGATAGAAAATTCGAGCTGTGCACCATTCTGCAAGCCCTGCTGCAGTCCTGTAGGAAGGAGGTGATATCTGCGAACGCGAAGGACGAATCATGGCCGTTGAGCATTCACAAGGGCCTGAGCGACATTTTGGGATCGAAGATAGGCAAGAAGCAGCGGGATCCGGCTCTGAAGCTCGCGTCCGTAATGATCGATTTGCTCGGCGCGGAATGGGCCATGTCCGACAAGGAAAAACCAAAAATTTTCTTCCTTCTGCTCATTCAACTGGCGTCGATCGAGGTCAGGATGCAGCTGGAGGACAAACAGCTTAAGGCAGTGCTCGAAAACGCCGACCTGATCACGGCTTGTTTCATCGTTCTCGAGGTCTCGATTAGCTACATCGTTACGGATCAGCTAGATTTAGAGCAAAAGGAGAAGCAGTCACTGTATACAGCTCTAAAGGGCGCCTTCGCGGCCGTTATCGGTCTGCTGAGTTCCGTTTCGAAGATGAAAACGCTGACGAATGTGAAAGAGAAGCTGTTTGTTTGCTCGGTCGTCAGGGTACTCACGGCCTGGATGGCACAGGAAACGAGCGCGATGCGCCCTCAGCTTTATGCCGTGTTACCGTACGTGCTGACGGTGGCCAACGATACTTTTTACGCCCATCGAAACCGGAAATTGGCCGAGAAAGCGAGATGCAGAGCTAAAACGGACGAAGGAACGTCGTCCGGAGAACCGATCGTTCACGATCCGTTGAGCGAGATCGACATATTGAGATTAATGTTACCCGCTCTGTGCTATTTGGCTGTGGAAGAGGCCGCGAGAAAGATTCTCCTTCAACACAAGCAGGACGAGATCCTGTTCGAGTGTCTATCTTACCATTGGACAATCGTGCACTATAAGAAGCCGCCGGTGCCGCGATCAGAGCGGCTGAAACTTTTGCAGGACGGCAATCGCACGGAGGAGGAGCTGGATCTGCATATACTCGAGGAGATGAAGGATTCCAGAACCGCGATGGTCTCCATCTGCAACGTTCTGATGAACATCACTGTGCTGGAGGCGAAACTGGTGGAGGAATCGCCGACATTCATATCGCTGCTCAAGTTTATCTACAATAATCTGCCGGAGCTGAAGCAGATCCCAGAGAACTTGGTGCTGCATGGTCACCTGGCGGTCCTAGGCCTTCTGCTGATGAAGCAGCAGGCAAAACGCGTCAAGAAAAACGACTTCTCGATATGCCGCTATATTCAGGCCACCATAAGATTTCTGTGGGACGCATACATCATCGACGAGAGCAACGATCCCACTGAGCTGGTGGTCGCCATGTCTTACAAGGAACATTGGATGGAGCTAATGGAACTCTGGTTTCTGGGGATGCAGACGATGGCTGGCGTGCTACAAGTAATACCCTGGTTGTCGCAGTTCACGATAGAATCCGGTTGGGCAGAGGAGATTATCGAGACGCTGAAACGAGTGAAGATCGGTGGTCTGGAGCCGAACGTCAAGTCCGCCTTCGAGGACCTGCTGTGCCATTTGGTGAAAGCCGACGATAGCGTTGCGTCGGTATTGAAAAAATGCGGCGCGTTGACTGTCTGTCGAAATCATCGTATGATGGAGCTCGGAAAGCGTCTCTTTGGAGATTAGGACTAAGCACGCTGAGAAGGACATTACTGTATAGCTTttcgtatattaatattatgcgAGCGATGTAAAGAAATTCTGTGAAATTGTAGAGAAGTagcgattaattaattgagaTAAACGATTAGTTAAATCACTTTTGTATAAAGAACAGCTTAACAAAATAGTTTTCTCTTTAGTACTTTGCgacttgaatttattattttacgctTCTTCTGCATACGATATTCGAAATGCGTATATGCGCGTAGTCCAGTGTATATTTAGACGGCATCACATCTGGAAATAGTTTCTGGCAAGCAAGAAAGCTAAGAAACGTATTACTCGAGGAaactcttttaataaattacgcGTATACGAAAGTATACTACTTGTTTTTACACGACACTATGTATATTTCTATGCGAATTATTATCGAGTATGCTTCTTTTTGCTTTGCTACATTGTCGAAGCGGAGATTGttgttgtttttatattatcgtaATCTTAAGATGCTTTAATGaagattttgtaataatagaaGTACTTTCCTATTAAACAGAACAATTTTTGTAAGCATTTGCTTTGATTTCATCACCACCATCCACTTTGTCACACTTTATGTGCCTAACGTtcttaataaagttatttttaacaaagataTTGTAAACAAAGATTACTGGAtagataaatacaattaattttgtataattatctGCAAGCTGTGTGCGCATTAAGTTTGTTTTCAAAACCAACAATtcattatgttttaatatccAGAAATCTTTTAGCTACTTATAGGCTTTGGAAATAACATATGATGTTGTTGTTGTTGGCACAACTCATTTTGTTGTGATTACAGCAACGTCCGCGGGTGCCACTTCGAGTGTCCACTAATCGGCTCGAGTATTTCAATGAATCAATGCATTTTCTAGGTAATCATTAATGAATTAAGTGTCCTAAAAATCCTTAACTGACCGCTGTATCCTGTCGTCCTGAGAGCCACACTTTCGTTGATTAATAAACTCTACATTCAACATTTGTCTCTTCATCTACTTTATATCTTTTCTATCTGTCGAGAAATCGCTTCGCTATTAACAATtctaatttcattttttttttaacaagaaacgTTTTACTGCGCGAGGAGCAACATAGTCATCTACGATTTGTGCACATTTTTATTGAGTGTGGAAATTGCTTTCATTCTCatcttttctttcattttttttcagttcttCACTCgtcattttttatcacaaaatgtATGATTATAATGAGAAATAGCTAATAACTCTCATTGTATATTTACCTACAGTTGACTGAGGAGTTGACACGGGAATATGGCATCCCGGAAGATGTATCCGCCAAGATAACGGCCACATATCTGAAGCAATTTAGAAAGTGTCCGGACAATGCGACTCTGACGTTGGATGCTTGGCGTACCATCCTCTGGAACAAAGCACTAGGACACAAGTACTCGTATCTAGCGAAAAAAGTTTATGAGAGATGGCTATATTTAAGATACCATTATATGGTGCTGGCGCCGAATACAGTTTCCATGCTGCATCAATTCAGAAAGAAGTATCTGCTAGGTCTGATCACCAACGGCCCGTCAAACGCTCAGTGGGAGAAGATACACAAACTGTCGCTGCAGCAGTACTTCGATGTTATCCTGGTATCCGGTGATCTGCCATGGGAGAAACCAGAAGCAGAAATATTCCAAAAGGCTTGTCATTTTCTTAACGTGAGACCCGAGGAGTGCATCATGGTCGGCGACAAATTGGAGACCGATATTTTAGGTAGAATTTCTaacaagtttataattttttacaaaaattgcatAGAAACATTTGCCTCAAAAGATTACATGActgagatataaaattatcgtgTAGGTGGGATCGAGGCTGGTCTGTACGGGACAGTGTGGATACCAACCACAGATAAACCTCGTCTCTCTGGAAACGATCCTAAAccagattttataataagacaCGTAACGGAACTTCTCCGCATATTGGAGAGAGGTCCGAATGCACCGGAACTTGAAGACTGTTCTTCAAATGGATCTGACGGCAGCTAATGAGCAGATGcatgttacattaatttttttcatgcaaaGAGCGATTTGATGCTCATGagtatttaatgttttattaagcaaaatttttttgatttttgttGTATGTATTAATgttgttttcttttctattacaTATGTTTTACGTACAGCGATAGCACTCGGATCATAAACGTAGATCGTTTTAATATATCGATTTatattagaaacatttttttaagtttgtataactttatcagtttaaaaagtttacagtttaaaaatttttgcaaacttTTCATGGAATGCTATAATCTATCTATATCTCGATACAAACAGCTACATAATAATTAGATACGAAAAAGCAGCTTAAAGcaaatgcaattattttgataatatatattttataaaacttgtttTAGATGACGAAAGAACCACCGCATGTTATATTTGTAGTTATCTAGCGACTTATCgaattaatattgcaaatacaTGCCAAGTGAGATAGTTTTCAGTTACCTTTTCGAAGTTACCTCTcgaagttaaaataattgtagtgTACTGAATAAGGGAGACAAGAAACTTATGTACAAAACAAGATGCACAAACAGAACCAGCAGATATAGATAAACGAACAAAATGAGACATAACAGccatataaaactattttattgtctgtataaattaaaagaaagacCGCGctgtaacatatatatatatatatatatttaagagaTGTCcacataatatgtaatataaatttcctgTTGTACAAACGCGTAACATTTGTATATCTGTACATAGATATGCATACCGAAtgttgtacatacatgtgCGGCTACAAGTGTATATGGtatctattttttcatatattttatctctGTTGAGAATTCAGCTTGTTGGATATTCTATGATCCACAGACATTGTGAAACCAGCGATACAAGACAACAGATGTATTTGAATAAAAGACATATATGAATGCGACATGAAATCATCGTTTGTTTTTTGCTTTCTCactacattaatttttaacatcgatcgcaaaagtaatttaatgaaacattCCTCTacgaaactaaaaaatattgcatatccaatgttttatttcagtttattaatacGATAAGTAACTTGAAAGTGACATAAAGAATATacagataatattataacgagCAATGGATTGGAAGTAAACATTTCTTAACgaagaaacaaatataataattatctcaATTTACGATTCCATTCCATGATCGGATGCGACTTCAGATTCCGATTTATCATATTCGGATGTGAATTCAGGTTCTTGTTTATCATGTTCGGATGTGATTTCAGGTTCTGTTTTATCGTGTTCGGATGTGACTTTAGGTTCCGCTTTATCGTATTTGGATATGACTTCAGGTTCTTCTTTATCATGTTCGAAGATGACTTTAGGTTCCACTTTATCATGTTCTAATGTGGTTTCAGATTCCATCTTTTCTTTCGGTTCTACTGCTTCATCTTGCGTGCATACGAGATTCGATGTTGAAGAACTGACTTCCAGTTTCTCAGGAGACTCGATTGAATCAGCGACATGAGAATCACAGACCGTTACCGTTTCAGTTTCAATAAAAAGCTGTTTATTGTTGTCCTTTAAATGCTCCACTTTCAAATTCGAGCAGCATAAAGTTTCCGTGTCTATTTGTGCCTAAATAAAGtgcagatttttatttctggaACAACGGGTAGAATGTCAGATTATCTTACCGCTTCGGTAAAATCGACGTCGTCCCTACTTTTGTAGCGCAAATTCTTACAAATGTGTTCAACTTGTTTGGGATCTACACCTGCTTCTATCAACGACATCAGTACATCTCTTTCGGTGACAAGTATTTTAGGGTTTGCATCAACCAGCAGTACTGATTTCCTGGCAATTTTTGGAGATCTTTCGACTTTCATCATTTTCTGATAAGATTCCAGTTTTTCCATCACTTTGTTTTCATTCAGAGTCTTCGGTGGTGTAGGCGGCCTTATCTTGGATAcgcttaataatttttgtgcatGGATCAAATCTTCCAGTTCTTCATCGGTGTCTGAATCATCCACTACGTTTAAAGAGATCTTTAACTGATAGATCTCGTATAGCATTttattctgaaataaaaagaaagtccACGaagttttttcaataataaaaaaaaatattgtgacaAATGTAGCACAATAATAGTGCTCTTTtcataacatataataattttaccacTTATACCATATTCAATATTCCTTTATGTTGATTAACATGCTTCTTAAATACGTCTTGCAACTCTTTATCGGTATAAAGACCTCTCTGCATTATTTCTTTAGTGATGTCGTAAATGAATTTAgtgtatttcttttcttcttctttttgaGACACAAATTTGCAGATTTCTTCTGCAGACTTCTCATCACAATCGAAATCATAACATTGCGAGACGCTCGAACACACAGAGCGATAATCCGTTATTTTCTGTCTTGGGGATTGAGATCTCGATTTAAACATCATTGAATCTAATCTAGTTGTGGAAGGAATTGAGAACTCTTTTTCGTATCTACATTTtctacagaaataaaaaaagttgatgAAATTTTTAGTACCTAATATGTAAAGCGTGTAATTAAACGCAAAGAATggaaataactataaaaaatatcaatttttttcatttatagcaaccttttgagaaaattgaaatgcaaaataattaataatttgaaactttgatataaattcaCCTTTGTCGTGAAAAGCATGTTGATGGGCCAACTATATGAGGGATCTCTCGCGTAGAGTTTGATTCATTTGTACAActaaaatttgatatcaaaaactttttacGTTTTGGTAAACACGCTGTTGTTGGTGATATTCTTTGATTCTTCGCTATTGATCGTTGACGTCGATTCATTTGATCGGTTTCCTCATAACGTGTTTGACTACTGCATACTCTAAGCTGATGATCTAAATTACAATTGCAACTATCCAAATGCTTTGCATTTAAATCTAGTGCTAACATATCCTgcatgaaaatttaaaatatatttaaacacatGATTTAttagctttaaaaaataaaagattcaaTTTTCTAATCTCCAAGTTATAGATTAGCTTAACAATTCAGAAATTatccttttaaatttattccaaTTTCAAATGTGCTAATTGCATTAAACTTTACCATGGGATGATGTTTAGTATCATAAGCTAATTTGTCGATCACATCGTCCGTTACTTCTAGATATAAACAGACTCTGTTATCATCAGCTCTTTGCACTTTACGCCGCTGATTTCTTTTcaagcaatttttatttctcgtatCGACTATGCTTTTTGCCTTTAAAATCCGTCGTAGATGCGAGCTCATCGAGTTATACGCCTCCAATTGTTCATAATAGTTCTGTCCCGTTTGATTATAAGCTATAATTTTCAcacaatgtttaatattataattgcgaCTCAAAATACTCTTATCGACATATTAAACACTCACCGCTGCTCTTTAGATTAACCTCCTTCCTCATGCATTTTGTcatttctgataaaaaattcaagattagGATTTTcgataattaacaaaatataattattaagtgattaatttctcttattaaattttgaacgGTGTAGAGTGATTCGGTGACATTAGAAATTTGCCATCCTCCCTTTACATGGGAATTATGCCATGTCTGCCATTTATACAAGATAAAGTTTTGTTGAGGGTTTTGTCGCTAAGCAACGCGCACGTGCTCAAACTTCCACCATCTTCACCTCGCTTggtattcttattaaaaatgggACTGTGCGCACAAGTGGCAGTATGTACAATTTATAGAGAGTTTCAATAAGATAtaacattgtattttaaacataaaatgaGAAATGGATGATTACATTTGgtataaaatgtgtaatgaatgatacaataattgagatataaattatataaaagaataacatATATGATagctttatatattaaatatcgatAGACGCTAAGattgttatcaaaatattgactGCACTTTGTTTGGTAGATATTAGAAAACTTAAACACATAAATGCGCCGTTTTGCGGCAACGATCAATCAcggtataaaaatataagttttctCTTATGTTTCTTTAGATCACTATTGAAACGTTAAAAATCTGTATATCTAAATCTAGGCGAAGTATTGTTGTTTGGAAAATTCCATTTTCGACAGACAGTAATTGAACACTCTAGGAATGATCGTCAATCCGATCTTGTTGGAGCTCTAGTATGTACAGCACTACTGGTTTTGTAGAGATATACTTGTGCTAATATGGCAACATCAATCGTGACTTGAACAGCACCGCACACCTGAAACTGTACAGGCGTATCCCTTAAAACAAAATAGCACGTTTTGAAGATATCTCCCACAGTCCACATCGCCACCATGGCTATActgaaattaaagtaaaatattacttcaaCTCTCTTACACACACGTCTtcactttctctctttatccATAATTCTCACCTCATCCCTACAGTCGACTTGTTCCTTGAATTACGAAGAAATTGAGGGACTCCTAGCATTGCCTCTATCAATACAGCTAAGAATCCAatgatttcaataaatatcgGTATATccagaaataaatatgttatcaCACCACCTATGCTGGTAAACAGAATCATAAAACCCAAGTAGGACTTGAAGTCCGTCCACTTCCAAAAAAATCTGGCATCCAAATCTGCAAAACATACAAATTGCGCTATCTATAAATGCAAGTGTGTgccaatattatttgtattaactatctataatattaagattatatttaccTGTAAGTACACGCTCTTTTGACTTAATTATCTGCGTTCGGTTTTGTACATTAATGCAAAGTTTAATCATAACAAACATTGTCAGAATCATAAGTATACTTTGTAACAAAAGTGGAAGCTCATAGTGTTTGCCAAAcctacaataaaaatttgtgaagttggtatttaaatacatttgatgACTTTGTCATGTAACAACAaacatgtattaaattattaaaaaatattagaatattattagaaGTATTATTAGAATGTTACACACAATACAATGTACAGTATAGACAATGTAGAATATATTGGAAGGGAATAAAACTCATTTGACAAATTGTCTTTCACAGGTACGGACCAAAATAGTATGCGGAGGGTGTTGGCGATCAGGAGGGTGAGGCATACGTAGAGGGAGAACCCTTCGGCATCCTCTTTCCTCTTGATCTCCTTATACTGCGGCACATAGGGCACGACCGCGCCGAAGATCAATGCACCGGACGCGATCCATCCGGCCAGGTTTGTCACGTTCAGCTCGTACGTGTCGTTCATCGTCGTCACGAGAGTACACCGCTTCTAGCGCACCCCGCTCCTGATCTACTGCTGCATCGAGAAGAGGCGATAATTGTACGCGCGAATGATTAACGAGTAAATCATCGTACGTGTGAATGAGATTTACGCTTCTAGGTTAAAAGCCGGCCATTCATCGTGCTGCCAATACGTGCCACAGGTGCAACATAAGCATGTATTCATATTCGATCAACGCCCAGCCGCGACGTCGATAGACCGAATTCGCGATACACGTCGGGACAGATGGTTGTCACCGTTGGTCATTGCATTGTGTGGGATTTCGGATTCCGATCCCGTGACACACAACACGCGATTCAAGTTCAAGCGCGGGATAAATGCGTGTGTTCtcatatgtttttattttcctgCATTTTCTATTCGATCGCGTTCAAAAGATACGAGAACATTTGATGAATAACCGATAGAGGTCACCGCGATGGCTCGACTTTTTCGACaaaattgcaacaatttaaaagcaaaaagtACGTACGCGtctatacgtatataatatttacaaaatgaaaattgtaaaaaaaagaagaaaaatctgTACTCACATCTACAAACTTTTTCACTAAACAATACCAAATTGCCGTTACGTATGGTCGGTAATACAGTTTTCATTTCTCTTCGGAGCTACCGATAAGAATGTAACTCATTCTTGTCACTGGATATCCCCCTgatctataaatattatggacagctgtttttatataaaagcgcAAAAAACAACAATCGGCCGGGGATGCTGAGAAGACGACGTAGTAAGATGCAAGATGCATGAAAGGTACAATCGTATTACTTGTTTGTATTATTGTCTACCGTATCCGCAAACAGAGCGCGGTACGTCGTGGTACGCGGCACGTAATGATGATGAATTGATGATTCGCGGTTGCGATTGCTCGATAAGCTGATAAGTGCATGCACG
Proteins encoded in this window:
- the LOC105827798 gene encoding uncharacterized protein LOC105827798, giving the protein MTKCMRKEVNLKSSAYNQTGQNYYEQLEAYNSMSSHLRRILKAKSIVDTRNKNCLKRNQRRKVQRADDNRVCLYLEVTDDVIDKLAYDTKHHPMDMLALDLNAKHLDSCNCNLDHQLRVCSSQTRYEETDQMNRRQRSIAKNQRISPTTACLPKRKKFLISNFSCTNESNSTREIPHIVGPSTCFSRQRKCRYEKEFSIPSTTRLDSMMFKSRSQSPRQKITDYRSVCSSVSQCYDFDCDEKSAEEICKFVSQKEEEKKYTKFIYDITKEIMQRGLYTDKELQDVFKKHVNQHKGILNMNKMLYEIYQLKISLNVVDDSDTDEELEDLIHAQKLLSVSKIRPPTPPKTLNENKVMEKLESYQKMMKVERSPKIARKSVLLVDANPKILVTERDVLMSLIEAGVDPKQVEHICKNLRYKSRDDVDFTEAAQIDTETLCCSNLKVEHLKDNNKQLFIETETVTVCDSHVADSIESPEKLEVSSSTSNLVCTQDEAVEPKEKMESETTLEHDKVEPKVIFEHDKEEPEVISKYDKAEPKVTSEHDKTEPEITSEHDKQEPEFTSEYDKSESEVASDHGMES
- the LOC105827801 gene encoding solute carrier family 66 member 2 isoform X3, with protein sequence MNDTYELNVTNLAGWIASGALIFGAVVPYVPQYKEIKRKEDAEGFSLYVCLTLLIANTLRILFWFGKHYELPLLLQSILMILTMFVMIKLCINVQNRTQIIKSKERVLTAQFVCFADLDARFFWKWTDFKSYLGFMILFTSIGGVITYLFLDIPIFIEIIGFLAVLIEAMLGVPQFLRNSRNKSTVGMSHGGDVDCGRYLQNVLFCFKGYACTVSGVRCCSSHD
- the LOC105827796 gene encoding neurochondrin homolog, which gives rise to MSIPEGVAKCVAILKAVDTDSEKFAALFMVTKLVNAKDCDSAAKRMLFEAIGAKFLRKLLISANVPVDCPPQVYKSVVLSVLSAFCREPELASHPDMVGHIPALLEIVSQADEDAPDDTLIIVSEAYTCLQCIAQHPPGQKALLEQKAVPKMCDIYAEKSFQTDEALNILVMLVNTFGSEAWNPTDTAPFHAIISKIALDFETDHTDRKFELCTILQALLQSCRKEVISANAKDESWPLSIHKGLSDILGSKIGKKQRDPALKLASVMIDLLGAEWAMSDKEKPKIFFLLLIQLASIEVRMQLEDKQLKAVLENADLITACFIVLEVSISYIVTDQLDLEQKEKQSLYTALKGAFAAVIGLLSSVSKMKTLTNVKEKLFVCSVVRVLTAWMAQETSAMRPQLYAVLPYVLTVANDTFYAHRNRKLAEKARCRAKTDEGTSSGEPIVHDPLSEIDILRLMLPALCYLAVEEAARKILLQHKQDEILFECLSYHWTIVHYKKPPVPRSERLKLLQDGNRTEEELDLHILEEMKDSRTAMVSICNVLMNITVLEAKLVEESPTFISLLKFIYNNLPELKQIPENLVLHGHLAVLGLLLMKQQAKRVKKNDFSICRYIQATIRFLWDAYIIDESNDPTELVVAMSYKEHWMELMELWFLGMQTMAGVLQVIPWLSQFTIESGWAEEIIETLKRVKIGGLEPNVKSAFEDLLCHLVKADDSVASVLKKCGALTVCRNHRMMELGKRLFGD
- the LOC105827801 gene encoding solute carrier family 66 member 2 isoform X1; translation: MNDTYELNVTNLAGWIASGALIFGAVVPYVPQYKEIKRKEDAEGFSLYVCLTLLIANTLRILFWFGKHYELPLLLQSILMILTMFVMIKLCINVQNRTQIIKSKERVLTAQFVCFADLDARFFWKWTDFKSYLGFMILFTSIGGVITYLFLDIPIFIEIIGFLAVLIEAMLGVPQFLRNSRNKSTVGMSIAMVAMWTVGDIFKTCYFVLRDTPVQFQVCGAVQVTIDVAILAQVYLYKTSSAVHTRAPTRSD
- the LOC105827801 gene encoding solute carrier family 66 member 2 isoform X2 — its product is MNDTYELNVTNLAGWIASGALIFGAVVPYVPQYKEIKRKEDAEGFSLYVCLTLLIANTLRILFWFGKHYELPLLLQSILMILTMFVMIKLCINVQNRTQIIKSKERVLTDLDARFFWKWTDFKSYLGFMILFTSIGGVITYLFLDIPIFIEIIGFLAVLIEAMLGVPQFLRNSRNKSTVGMSIAMVAMWTVGDIFKTCYFVLRDTPVQFQVCGAVQVTIDVAILAQVYLYKTSSAVHTRAPTRSD
- the LOC105827793 gene encoding N-acylneuraminate-9-phosphatase; amino-acid sequence: MLLLLLTEELTREYGIPEDVSAKITATYLKQFRKCPDNATLTLDAWRTILWNKALGHKYSYLAKKVYERWLYLRYHYMVLAPNTVSMLHQFRKKYLLGLITNGPSNAQWEKIHKLSLQQYFDVILVSGDLPWEKPEAEIFQKACHFLNVRPEECIMVGDKLETDILGGIEAGLYGTVWIPTTDKPRLSGNDPKPDFIIRHVTELLRILERGPNAPELEDCSSNGSDGS